The DNA sequence ACGAGGGTGCCATTGGATATGCCTATATGGACATCTAGAAAATCTATGCTCTCTCTAGAAtaagcgtgagtgaattgtatTGTGGGGTGCATGTTaccgaagttttcaatgaaagaCAGAAGCGAGTCTTCAGAATGTGGCCAcagcatgaatatgtcgtccaaaaAGCGCTTAAAAATTAGGGGTTTAAGTTGACAGGTGCTAAGGAACCGTCCTTCTAGATCACCCATAAAGATATTCGCGTAATTTGGGGCCATTTTCGTGCCCATGGCTGTGCCGTTAATTTGAATGTAATGCCTGTTgtcaaattcaaaattattaCATGTGAGTATTAGAGAAATTAGTGTTTCTACGACAGCAGAGTCGTACGGTTTTTCGGAAAATTTTTCATATGCTACGACAGTGGCATGGATGCCGTCATCATGAGGAATATTGGTGTACAATGAGGTAACATCGAGTGTTACAAGCAGGGAACCGGTCGGGACTTCGATATCCGAAATTATTTGGAGGAAATGGTTCGTATCCTTTATGTATGACGGGAATTTTGGGGGGATGTCTTTGAGGAGGTGGTCAACGAACGTGGAGATTTTTTCGGTTGATGTGCCATTCGAAGATACTATGGGGCGACCGGGATTTCCTGGCTTATGAattttagggagcatgtaaaatcggcctggtttGGGGTCGTGTGGCAGAAGGTACTCGAATAGGTTATCGTCGATTTTCTTACTGACCTTCAATCCCTTTAAGGTTTTTGTGATCTTGGTGCTGATGTCATTGGTGGGATCATTTTCTAGGGGCCTGTAGAATGTTTGGCAACCGAGCTGCCGCATTCCTTCTGCGATATAGGTTTCCTTGTCCATGATTACTAGGGCACCACCTTTGTCTGCTTTTTTGATTACTATATCACTGCGCTGCTTTAAGGCTGAGATACTGTCATGCTCCGCTTTAGTAACGTTAGGTTTCACTGCACCGCGGTCAGAATTTTGATAGGCTCGCAGGATATCCCTTTGAACAGCTTTGATGTACATATCTAAAGCTTTTTCTCGGTTCGAATCAGGAGTGAAATTTGACGGGGCTCCGAATTGGTTTCGCGATGAGCTGGCTTTGTCATGAAAATATTCTTTGAGACGCAACTGTCTTGCGAAGTTATCTAAATCCAAATGAAGCTGATATTCGTTGTACAGATCACCGTTTGGACAGAAGGACAGCCCCCGATTAAGAAGTGAGAGTTCGTGGTCAGTGAGGGTTGCGGATGATAAATTCACGACATTATTTTTTACGTGACTTGCAGCGGGAGCAATGGGTGTCGGTTGGGGGTCGGGTGCTGTATCTACGGGATTTGCAGTGGGAGGCGCAGTCACTGCGGTGTCATTCGGCAGGGGTATATCATCGCGGGCTAACTTCTTCTGTTTCCTTACGGTTAAgtgattctttttcttttgaatGAAATGGTCCAACTCCTTTCGGTGATGATCCGAAATTTGTGATGTACTAGTAGCTACTGCGAGCTCCTCACTTAGATCATTTACTGTACTGCGACAATGGGATAGTAGAAT is a window from the Ornithodoros turicata isolate Travis unplaced genomic scaffold, ASM3712646v1 ctg00000903.1, whole genome shotgun sequence genome containing:
- the LOC135375592 gene encoding uncharacterized protein LOC135375592, whose protein sequence is MLETYNENKSFPKGLQIKVRPTFQLHAEEHVLWEKVLEQASLNLTEILLSHCRSTVNDLSEELAVATSTSQISDHHRKELDHFIQKKKNHLTVRKQKKLARDDIPLPNDTAVTAPPTANPVDTAPDPQPTPIAPAASHVKNNVVNLSSATLTDHELSLLNRGLSFCPNGDLYNEYQLHLDLDNFARQLRLKEYFHDKASSSRNQFGAPSNFTPDSNREKALDMYIKAVQRDILRAYQNSDRGAVKPNVTKAEHDSISALKQRSDIVIKKADKGGALVIMDKETYIAEGMRQLGCQTFYRPLENDPTNDISTKITKTLKGLKVSKKIDDNLFEYLLPHDPKPGRFYMLPKIHKPGNPGRPIVSSNGTSTEKISTFVDHLLKDIPPKFPSYIKDTNHFLQIISDIEVPTGSLLVTLDVTSLYTNIPHDDGIHATVVAYEKFSEKPYDSAVVETLISLILTCNNFEFDNRHYIQINGTAMGTKMAPNYANIFMGDLEGRFLSTCQLKPLIFKRFLDDIFMLWPHSEDSLLSFIENFGNMHPTIQFTHAYSRESIDFLDVHIGISNGTLVTNLYRKPTDSQQYLSFHSCHPRHTKLAIPYSQALRYRRICSQEDELDANLNDLQNTLVSRNFPQDLVKDAICRARRTNRSELLKNSTRPERPKRVNLTVTFNGAIPNLKNILKRHHPILTQSQRLGEIFPEPPRIAYRRARNLQDHLVNAKVNKPPPTTESCHPCNGRRCQICIVMQTADRVQSTNSNFQVKIKTTSDCNSSNVVYLLECNACKAQYIGQTTTSFRIRFNNHRSDITKKPNLPVSRHFNQTGHSFKDIHVYILQSGFPSDRSRQQRESFLIHKFQSTINEDPGVLSTVRSLSS